The following nucleotide sequence is from Pseudobdellovibrionaceae bacterium.
GAGGTCTTCCTTCTTTATCAGCAGGTCTTCTTTTCGAGTTCCCGACTTATTGATGTCCATACAGGGGAAGATTCGTTTTTCCATCAACTTCCGATCGAGATTGATCTCCGAGTTACCCGTTCCTTTAAATTCCTCGAAAATCACCTCATCCATGCGTGAACCTGTATCGATCAGGGCTGTGGCAATAATTGTAAGGCTACCACCCTCTTCAATATTTCGTGCCGCGCCAAAAAAGCGCTTCGGTTTATGAAGAGCGTTTGAGTCCACACCACCAGAAAGGATCTTTCCTGATGGCGGTACCACGGTGTTATAAGCGCGGGCCAAACGAGTGATGGAGTCGAGCAAAATCACCACATCGTGCTTGTGCTCAACCAATCGCTTCGCCTTTTCAATAACCATTTCCGCAACCTGCACGTGGCGAGTCGGGGGCTCGTCAAAGGTCGAGCTCACCACTTCGCCCTTTACCGTGCGAGACATGTCAGTCACCTCTTCAGGCCGCTCATCAATCAGAAGCACAATCAATTTTACTTCCGGGTGGTTGGTGGAAATGGCATTGGCAATGTTCTGTAACAAAACAGTCTTGCCCGTTCTTGGTGGCGCCACGATCAGAGCCCGCTGTCCTTTTCCGAGCGGGGCCATCAAATCCACAACCCGTGTTGTGAACTCGCCTGGCGAGTGCTCCAACTCCAGCCTTTCCTGGGGATAAAGCGGAGTTAAGTTATCAAACAAGATTTTGTTCTTAGCCTTCTCAGGCGGCTCAAAATTGAGGGCATCGACCTTGAGAAGAGCAAAGTAACGCTCACCATCCTTCGGTGGTCTGACCGTACCCGTAACCGTGTCACCTGTGCGCAATCCGAACCTGCGGATTTGCGACGGACTCACGTAGATATCGTCTGGACCTGGAAGGTAATTGTAGTCCGGCGAACGTAAAAAGCCGTAGCCATCGGGAAGAATCTCTAAAACACCATCACCATAAATATCCCCCAACTGAGCCGCTCGCTTGAGAATCCAGAACACCATGTCCTGACGACGCATACCTGCAGCATTTTCAATTTTCAGCTTAAGAGCCAAGGCCGTGAGGTCGCGAATATCCTTGGACTTTAAGTTCTTCGAACTCAAATCCCGGCGTTCATCGTCCGTCAAATTGATGTCAGATAAATCCACATTCTCATCAATGGGTTCGACTTCATCCTCGTCACGCATCTGGGCCATGCGATTCTTATTGCTTTGATGATGTCCACCCTTTTTGCCGCCACCATTGCGATTCTTGTTTTTACGAAAATCTTTTTTACCTCTTGGACGGCCATCGCCTCCACCGCCACCACCGCCCTGCGGACGACCCTCTGGCTTTTCAGAAGCTTCTCTCGGTTGAGGCTCTTTTTCTTCCGACATGATTCCCTCACTTTTTGGGCTACCACTTTTTTGGTTACGGCCACGCAACCGATGGTTTCCTCTGTAATTGATTTGATCCTTTGGCTCCAAATGATGAATTCTGAGGGGTTTCGCCTTAAGAGTGGAATTTATCGGGTTTCCAGCTAACTAAATTGGATAGGATTCTTTAAGCGAAAAAGTCCTCTAATCGAACTCTTGAGTTACTTGGTAAAAATGGAGATCCAAATCTTGGTTCCCCTTAAGTATGGCCGGGCAACATCCCTTGTCAACGGCCAAAAACGTTAAAATAACGCCAAGCACTATTGTCGCCTTGAATCTAGACTTCCGCAAGGCTTGTTCGGGCAATTTCCTCGACCATTTCAGCGAATTGAGATTTGTTGCGTAAATCTAGATGGTTATAGGTGACAAAAGAACCGATTGTATGAAATTTGGCACTGATTTGTCGAATTTCATTGCACCTCTTTGATCCGCCTCAAAACAGCACGCGAAAACCGGCTTTTTCGTCAAAAAACCTCACACTTGACCAGAAAATTTTTAAACAGGGCCTCAACCTTTCTAGAGTCTAGCCGATAATTTAAATGGTGTGGGAGGGTCTAGCATGGAGACGAATAATACTACAGTCCCTGCTCCTAGGCTTCCTCTAGCTATGGATGTGGAATACCGACGCAGTTATGCCCGGCATTCCGATAGGGGTAAGTTGCGCAACATTAGTCTAACAGGAGCATTCCTGGAAACTGATGTTTTGGGCCTGGGAACAAACGACAAACTGATGGTCACCTTCATAGTGAGTGGCCGCAAAAGAAATGTCACAGCCACTGTCGTGTGGAAAAACGAGAATGGATGTGGCGTGCGCTTTCACCCAACAAATAACAGAGACGTCCAAATCGTGGATGACCTCATGTACTTTGTTGAGTCGAAGCGGGAAACTCGCAAGGATGTTTTAGATAGCATTTTTCGCCGAGTCTCCTAGAGAGCATTGAAAGCCAAGTAAAAAAAAGAGCACCCAGGGTGCTCTTTTTTTTGCCATCCTCGACGAAAGTCGGGGCTTACTCGATCTGAGTCTGAGTGGTGGTGTTGAAGTCCAATGACTGCCGGCGCTTTTTCTTTCTCACGACAACAAACAGCGCAACAGAAGCAAGCAACAGCAATGCGCCCACGCCCAAGGCCATCGTCTGGTTTGGATCATCACTATTTAAGAAGTCCAACTCAGACATGGCATCCGCCGTCGGACCACCGTCTCCTCCGCCAGGTGGCGGTTCCGCAGGTGGCGGGGGAGGAGGCGGCTCTACACTTCCGGCGCCGACCGGTGGTGGTGGCGGCGGTGGTGCCTCAAAGTCTCCCGGTGGGGGAGGTGGAGGCGTATCCAGATCTGCCACTTCTGTGGGAGGAGGTGGCGGCGGTGGTGCCTCAAAGTCCCCAGCCGGAGGCGGCGGGAGTTCATCAGTCATAGCCATTTCAGGCGGCTCATCCGTAGGCCCGCCAACTTCAGGCATTTCATCGTCAGCGGGTGCTGCTGCCATAGGCGGCGGGGCCGGTGCGGCCGCTCCTGCAGCCCAGTATCTGAGCTGGGTGCCCTCAGCTAACTCCCCTTTGGACTCCACATCGGCATTTGTCGCCCAGACTTCTTTCCAGCTGTTCTCGTTACCCAAGAGCTTTTTGGAAATGACTCGGATGTTTTCGCCGTCCTTTGCCGTATAGATGTCGGCGGACATTCCGCTGTCTTCGTAAAAAGTCATCAGTTGATTCTCGTCCGCGGGCCTGCGCGGAGAATTGTAATAGACCTTATCTCCTACTTTCACGCCACGGCTGCGGAGAGTTGTATTGACCTTATAGAGCTCTTCCTTCTTATTGGCCCCATAAATCTTTTGGCTAATGCCATCCATTGTGTCATCTGGACGAGCCAGGTAAACGGCGTTCACCAAAACCCCATTTTTACGATAAGGCGTTGAGGCAATCTTTTTTACCGGCACCCATTTCTTGGGCTCATCCATTCCACCCATATCGTCGCCAGAAGCTGCCGACATTCCACTGTCGCCAGAATCTGCATAAGAAGAGGTATCTTCACTCGTGGTTTCTTCTTCATAAGCGGGGGCTGATGAATCCGCCAGGTCTGCCGTTTCGGTTGGCTCGGGAGTTGGCTCAAACCCATCGCCACTGTCGGCCATGTCGCCGGCAGGCTCCTCGCTGATATCCGACAACATATCGTCCGACTCGCCGCCAGCCTCATCGGCAAAGCCATCGTCAGTGAATCCGTCTTCACTCATGCTGTCACCGACATCGGAGGACTCGGCAAACTCCGACTCTCCCTCAGAGGTCAAATCGTCTCCGCCGCCATCCGTACCATCAATGGCCAGATCGTCTCCGCCCTCTTCAAATCCGTCGGAATCACCGCCCTCAATAAGTTCGTCGTCACCGCCTTCGGCCATGTCGCCGGAATCGCTGGCACCAGCCTCCGCCGCTTCATCCGAGTCTATGTCGCTGGATGAGCAGGAAGTGAATCCAATTACGAGGAACAAAGGGAGTAAAAGAACTAAGAACTTCTTCATAGGCGCCAAACCTCAAGTTGAGCGATCACCGCTAAAACATCGTAAACATTAGATCATAGATGGATTCTATCTGTAAGAAATAATTAAGCTGCCCCAGCCCTTGGTCATTGACCCGAAGTCGCCGGACCTTGGTCGGTACCTGACTTTTCGTCGCCACCGGACGCCCAATTCCACTGGGTTCCGACCTTTATTTTGTGCCGCTCGAACCACCCCTTGTTAACCTCAAGAGCGTACTGGGCTGGACTTTGGCTGCGATAAAGAGGGGTCTGCTGATCCATCACCGACTTCATGGGCTCCATATCCAAAACCTCAACCAGCCTTCTTCTTTCGTCAAAAAATCCGATCGAAAGAGGAATATAGGTGTTTTTCATCCAAAAAGAGAGCGCCCGCTTTTTCTCAAAGACAAAGAGCATCCCATGGTCGTCCGCCATCTTTTGCCGGTACATAAGCCCTCTGGAGCGGCGAGCATCGCTGTCTGCGACTTCAACCAAGAGTTTGACCTTTCCCAATTGAATTGTCTTTTGGGAGAAGCTGACTTTTTCCTCGCCTCCCGCCCAGCAGGAGTAGAGAAAAAAACTAAGGACAAGACAAGTCGCTATTTTCATTTGCCAACTCCTGAGCCACTCCGAAGCGTACACCTCGGGTCGATACAATCAAGCTATCCTCTGCGAAGAACCTTAGAGACTCTGAAAGCAAAACCAGGCCAGCCACAATCACATCAGCCCGCAAGGGAACCATGCCTGGAAGCTTAGCTCTGTCTTCGACGGTCATTGCCGCAAGCTTCATCAACCATTCCTCAATGACTGTTTGGCTAAGCTCATATCCATGAATTTTTTCTGCATCAAACTCCACACCCAATACGACGGCAGCCAAAGTGGTCGGCGTGCCCGCCACAGCAACAAGAGGGCCACTCCCCTTTTTTATGCCCTCACTCAGCCCATCTAACTGACCCCGAATGGCTGCGCGCATATTACCCAACTCTTCCTCGGGAACCGGGTGGGTGGAAATGAACTTTTCTGTCAGGCGAACGCAGCCCATATCAAGAGATTGACCAATCGGCTGATGCTCGCCACCACCCACAATGTACTCCGTCGAGCCCCCGCCAATATCCACCACCCGACATCGGCGGTCGGCCACCAGATCGTCGACGGCTCCGCGAAAGGTCAACCTGGCCTCCAAGACTCCCGATATCACTTTCACGGGAATTCCGGCCTCGTGGGCAATATTAAAAAACTCGTCTTTATTTTTGGCATCTCTTGCGGCGCTTGTGGCGACGGCCAGCAATCGCGCTGGCCTGTGCTGCCTGATTGTTTTTCCATAATCATCCAGACACTTTTTCGCTCGCGCTAGAGCCTCTGAATGGAATTCTCTCGACGCGTCCACGCCTTGAGCAAGCCGAGTGACCTGACACTCATCATGGTAGACCCGGACGATCTTGCCATTTTCCACTTCAGCAATAAGTAACAAAAATGTATTGGAACCAAGATCAAGAGCTGCGACTTTCATTATGATCCCTTGAGTTTTTCCCTTAGCAATCTGTTGACGACTTCAGGATTGCCCTGTCCCTTTGTTGCCCGCATGACCTGACCGACAAAAAAACCAAATACCTTTTCTTTTCCGGAACGGAACTCTTCTACTTGCGTAGCGTTATTATCCATAACCTCCGAAATCACGGCGAGAATTGCCAACTCGTCCGACACCTGCACCATTCCCTTGGCTTTAACGATGTCCTCCGGATCGCCTCCTGACTTGAACATTTCCTGAAAGACGACCTTTGCCATCTTGCCGGAGATCTTACCTTCATCAATCATAAGAATCATTTTTGCCAACGACGAAAACTTGACCGGCTGGTCCTCAATCGAGAATTTCGCTTCATGCATTTCACGGATCAACTCAACCATAATCCAATTGGCAGCCGCCCGAGGATTGCCACATTCGCCTGCGACACCTTCAAAATAGTCTGCCAGGCTCCGCTCTTCGGTCAGGTTGGAGGCGTCGACAAGGGAGATTCCATAATCATGATGGAATCTCTGCTGCCGAGCCAGGGGCAGCTCAGGGAGATTCTTTTTTAGGTTTTCAACCCATACTTCCTCTAGGCGAACCGGGAGTAGATCAGGATCTGGAAAATACCGGTAATCATGCGCTTCTTCCTTGGTCCTCATCGAGAAGGTTCGGTTTTTTGCAGAATCGTACAAACGCGTCTCCTGGACGATTTCCTCTCCGGCCTCAATGGTATCGATCTGGCGTTGGATTTCGTACTCAATCGCCTTTTCAATAAAGCGAAACGAGTTCAGATTTTTCAGCTCCACTTTGGTTCCCAGTTTGGGATCACCAATCTTGCGTACACTGACATTGCAATCACAGCGCATGGATCCCTCTTCCAGATTGCCATCGCAGACACCTAGATAAAGCAAAACCCTTCTCATCATCCGAGCATACTCGGCAGCCTCTTGCCCGGAATGCATTTCAGGGCCCGAGACAATTTCCAGCAAGGGAACTCCTGCGCGATTGTAATTTACCAATGTGGCGTCGCCTTGGTGAATAGATTTTCCCGCGTCTTCCTCCATGTGAGCTCTCTCAATAGTCACTCTGTGCAATTTTTCATCAACATAAAACTCCAAAAAGCCCTGGCGACAAAGGGGCTCTTCAAACTGAGATATCTGATAGCCCTTGGATAGATCCGGATAAAAATAATTCTTCCGCGCAAAAACAGAATTCCTATTAATCGCACACCCTAAGGCCAATCC
It contains:
- the rho gene encoding transcription termination factor Rho; this encodes MSEEKEPQPREASEKPEGRPQGGGGGGGDGRPRGKKDFRKNKNRNGGGKKGGHHQSNKNRMAQMRDEDEVEPIDENVDLSDINLTDDERRDLSSKNLKSKDIRDLTALALKLKIENAAGMRRQDMVFWILKRAAQLGDIYGDGVLEILPDGYGFLRSPDYNYLPGPDDIYVSPSQIRRFGLRTGDTVTGTVRPPKDGERYFALLKVDALNFEPPEKAKNKILFDNLTPLYPQERLELEHSPGEFTTRVVDLMAPLGKGQRALIVAPPRTGKTVLLQNIANAISTNHPEVKLIVLLIDERPEEVTDMSRTVKGEVVSSTFDEPPTRHVQVAEMVIEKAKRLVEHKHDVVILLDSITRLARAYNTVVPPSGKILSGGVDSNALHKPKRFFGAARNIEEGGSLTIIATALIDTGSRMDEVIFEEFKGTGNSEINLDRKLMEKRIFPCMDINKSGTRKEDLLIKKEDLNRLWILRKVLAPMNVVDSMEFLIDKLKDCKTNNEFLTNMSG
- a CDS encoding PilZ domain-containing protein → METNNTTVPAPRLPLAMDVEYRRSYARHSDRGKLRNISLTGAFLETDVLGLGTNDKLMVTFIVSGRKRNVTATVVWKNENGCGVRFHPTNNRDVQIVDDLMYFVESKRETRKDVLDSIFRRVS
- a CDS encoding DUF192 domain-containing protein, encoding MKIATCLVLSFFLYSCWAGGEEKVSFSQKTIQLGKVKLLVEVADSDARRSRGLMYRQKMADDHGMLFVFEKKRALSFWMKNTYIPLSIGFFDERRRLVEVLDMEPMKSVMDQQTPLYRSQSPAQYALEVNKGWFERHKIKVGTQWNWASGGDEKSGTDQGPATSGQ
- a CDS encoding Ppx/GppA family phosphatase, yielding MKVAALDLGSNTFLLLIAEVENGKIVRVYHDECQVTRLAQGVDASREFHSEALARAKKCLDDYGKTIRQHRPARLLAVATSAARDAKNKDEFFNIAHEAGIPVKVISGVLEARLTFRGAVDDLVADRRCRVVDIGGGSTEYIVGGGEHQPIGQSLDMGCVRLTEKFISTHPVPEEELGNMRAAIRGQLDGLSEGIKKGSGPLVAVAGTPTTLAAVVLGVEFDAEKIHGYELSQTVIEEWLMKLAAMTVEDRAKLPGMVPLRADVIVAGLVLLSESLRFFAEDSLIVSTRGVRFGVAQELANENSDLSCP
- the gatB gene encoding Asp-tRNA(Asn)/Glu-tRNA(Gln) amidotransferase subunit GatB → MSVKDWEAVIGLEIHAQLLTESKIFSSDCARYGGGDNEYVHPVSLGMPGTLPVLNKRAVEYSAKIGLALGCAINRNSVFARKNYFYPDLSKGYQISQFEEPLCRQGFLEFYVDEKLHRVTIERAHMEEDAGKSIHQGDATLVNYNRAGVPLLEIVSGPEMHSGQEAAEYARMMRRVLLYLGVCDGNLEEGSMRCDCNVSVRKIGDPKLGTKVELKNLNSFRFIEKAIEYEIQRQIDTIEAGEEIVQETRLYDSAKNRTFSMRTKEEAHDYRYFPDPDLLPVRLEEVWVENLKKNLPELPLARQQRFHHDYGISLVDASNLTEERSLADYFEGVAGECGNPRAAANWIMVELIREMHEAKFSIEDQPVKFSSLAKMILMIDEGKISGKMAKVVFQEMFKSGGDPEDIVKAKGMVQVSDELAILAVISEVMDNNATQVEEFRSGKEKVFGFFVGQVMRATKGQGNPEVVNRLLREKLKGS